One window of the Janthinobacterium sp. PAMC25594 genome contains the following:
- the iolD gene encoding 3D-(3,5/4)-trihydroxycyclohexane-1,2-dione acylhydrolase (decyclizing), with protein MKTTIRLTMAQALVRYLAALRTEDGDGTLLPLFGGAFAIFGHGNVAGLGEALYQYRDTFPTYRAHNEQAMAHSAIAYAKAHMRRRMMAVTSSIGPGATNLLTAAALAHVNRLPVLLLPGDVFVSRAPDPVLQQLEDGSDGSVSVNDAFKPLSRYFDRIVYPEQLLTALPRAIAALTDPAACGPVTLSLPQDVQTMAYDYPEEFFAPRIVRFRALPPVEQELEEAAALLKNAKQPLIVAGGGVLYGKASAALQAFAERHGIPVAETQAGKSALPWNHPLQLGAIGVTGSPAANALAADADVVLAVGTRLQDFTTGSNSLFAQAQLVSLNVNSFDALKRRGLGVQADATLGLQGMSRLLGSWNSAGLWLDRAQQAGNAWRDTVVSITGKREVAGLPYDGEVIGAVQRSSRDSTTRDIVVCAAGTLPAELHKLWRTETPGGYHMEYGYSCMGYEIAGGLGVKMAKPDSEVIVMVGDGSYLMMNSEIATSVMLDKKLIIVVLDNRGYGCINRLQQACGNASFNNMLPDSAPHIDFALHAQSLGAMSEHVGSIAELEQAMLRARAAPRTYLICINTDDTRTTAEGGCWWEVAVPEVSTQPGVQAARARYELDRLKQRN; from the coding sequence ATGAAGACGACGATCAGATTGACCATGGCGCAAGCCTTGGTCCGCTACCTGGCTGCTTTGCGTACGGAAGACGGTGACGGTACCTTGCTTCCCTTGTTCGGCGGCGCCTTCGCCATCTTTGGCCACGGCAATGTGGCGGGCCTGGGCGAAGCGCTGTACCAGTATCGCGATACTTTTCCCACGTATCGCGCCCACAACGAGCAGGCGATGGCGCACTCGGCGATTGCCTATGCGAAGGCGCACATGCGTCGGCGCATGATGGCCGTCACCAGTTCCATCGGCCCGGGCGCGACGAATTTGCTGACGGCCGCCGCCCTGGCGCACGTGAACCGCCTGCCCGTGCTCTTGCTGCCGGGCGACGTCTTCGTGTCGCGTGCGCCGGACCCGGTGCTGCAGCAGCTGGAAGATGGCAGCGACGGCAGCGTCTCGGTGAATGACGCTTTTAAACCTTTGTCGCGTTATTTCGACCGCATCGTGTATCCCGAGCAATTGCTGACGGCCTTGCCACGCGCCATTGCCGCCTTGACGGACCCGGCCGCCTGCGGTCCCGTCACCTTGTCGCTGCCGCAAGACGTGCAGACGATGGCATATGACTATCCGGAGGAATTTTTTGCGCCGAGGATCGTGCGTTTCCGCGCCTTGCCGCCCGTCGAGCAGGAGCTGGAAGAGGCGGCAGCGTTGTTGAAAAATGCGAAACAGCCGCTGATCGTGGCCGGTGGCGGCGTGTTGTACGGCAAGGCCAGCGCCGCCCTGCAGGCGTTTGCCGAGCGGCATGGCATCCCCGTGGCGGAAACCCAGGCGGGCAAGAGTGCCTTGCCGTGGAACCACCCATTGCAGCTGGGCGCCATCGGCGTGACCGGTTCGCCCGCCGCGAACGCGCTGGCGGCGGACGCGGACGTGGTGCTGGCCGTCGGCACGCGCCTGCAGGATTTCACGACCGGGTCGAATTCCCTGTTTGCGCAGGCGCAACTGGTCAGCCTGAACGTCAATAGTTTTGACGCCTTGAAACGCCGGGGCCTGGGCGTGCAGGCGGACGCGACGCTGGGCTTGCAAGGCATGTCGCGGCTGCTGGGCAGCTGGAACAGCGCGGGACTCTGGCTGGACCGGGCGCAGCAGGCGGGCAATGCCTGGCGCGACACCGTGGTGTCGATCACCGGGAAAAGGGAAGTGGCCGGCTTGCCGTATGACGGCGAAGTCATCGGCGCCGTGCAGCGTTCATCCAGGGACTCCACCACCCGCGACATCGTCGTCTGCGCGGCAGGCACCTTGCCGGCCGAACTCCATAAACTGTGGCGAACGGAAACACCGGGCGGCTACCACATGGAATACGGCTACTCGTGCATGGGCTATGAAATCGCCGGCGGCCTCGGTGTCAAGATGGCCAAGCCTGACTCGGAAGTCATCGTCATGGTGGGCGACGGCAGCTATCTGATGATGAATTCGGAAATCGCCACTTCCGTCATGCTGGACAAAAAACTCATCATCGTCGTGCTCGACAACCGCGGCTACGGCTGCATCAACCGATTGCAGCAGGCGTGCGGCAATGCCTCGTTCAACAATATGTTGCCCGACAGCGCCCCGCATATCGACTTTGCCCTGCATGCGCAATCGTTGGGCGCCATGAGCGAACACGTGGGGTCGATCGCTGAACTGGAACAGGCCATGCTGCGCGCCCGCGCCGCGCCGCGCACGTATCTGATCTGCATCAATACGGACGATACGCGTACGACCGCAGAGGGCGGTTGCTGGTGGGAAGTGGCCGTGCCGGAAGTCTCCACCCAGCCAGGCGTGCAAGCTGCGCGCGCCCGTTATGAACTTGACCGTCTGAAACAAAGGAATTGA
- the iolC gene encoding 5-dehydro-2-deoxygluconokinase, translating to MNNPTQFAHGRALDVICLGRLAVDLYAQQIGSPLEDASSFAKYLGGSSANIAFGTARLGLKSAMLSKVGDDHMGRFLTDTLSKEGCDVSHVGIDRDRLTALVMLGIKDKNTFPLIFYRENCADMAIDPASVDAAFIASSKALLITGTHFSTSAMHAVSTQALKLARANNVRTVLDIDYRPVLWGLSGKADGETRFVSNDGVTSHLQAILPQFDLIVGTEEEFMIAGGAADIMASLRAVRAATLATLVVKRGPLGSAVIDNVVPASLDDAYNYRGVRVEVLNVLGAGDAFLSGFLKGWLRGEDYEACCRYANGCGALVVSRHGCAPAMPSPVELDYFLANAAKLTQPDQDATLSRLHRTTVARPQWDELCVFAFDHRTQFFELAQQTGAAESRISALKQLMVQAVAQTETALQLAGKTGVLIDGRYGVDALNDATGRGWWIGRPVELPGSNPLQFDWGRSIGSHLLSWPKEHVIKCLVQLHPDDAVENRLEQEAQIKALYDAAQVSGHELLLEVIPSESLLHSDDTVLRAVKRLYNLGIYPEWWKLESMSAKQWQAIDALVHERDPYCRGVVLLGLNAPIEKLAASFEQASASTTCRGFMVGRTIFQEPSRRWLAGELDDAGLIAAVRANFEQLISLWQRTRNRLERAA from the coding sequence ATGAATAACCCGACACAATTTGCCCACGGCCGCGCGCTCGACGTGATTTGCCTGGGCCGCCTGGCGGTGGACCTGTATGCGCAGCAGATCGGCAGCCCCCTGGAAGACGCGAGCAGTTTCGCCAAGTACCTGGGCGGCTCGTCGGCGAACATCGCCTTCGGCACGGCCAGGCTGGGCTTGAAGTCCGCCATGCTGTCGAAAGTGGGCGACGACCACATGGGCCGTTTCTTGACGGATACCTTGTCGAAAGAGGGCTGCGACGTCAGCCATGTCGGCATCGACCGCGACAGGCTCACCGCCCTCGTCATGCTGGGCATCAAGGATAAAAACACCTTCCCCCTGATTTTTTACCGTGAAAATTGCGCCGACATGGCCATCGACCCGGCGTCGGTGGATGCGGCCTTCATTGCCTCCAGCAAAGCGCTCCTGATCACCGGCACGCATTTTTCCACCAGTGCCATGCACGCCGTCAGCACGCAAGCATTGAAACTGGCCCGCGCCAACAACGTGCGCACCGTACTCGACATCGATTACCGGCCCGTGCTGTGGGGCTTGTCGGGCAAGGCGGACGGCGAAACGCGTTTCGTCTCGAACGACGGCGTGACCAGCCATTTGCAGGCGATCCTGCCGCAATTCGACCTGATCGTCGGCACGGAAGAGGAATTCATGATCGCCGGCGGCGCTGCCGACATCATGGCCAGCTTGCGCGCCGTGCGTGCCGCCACCCTGGCCACCCTGGTCGTCAAACGGGGCCCATTGGGCAGCGCCGTCATCGACAATGTGGTGCCGGCCAGTTTGGATGACGCGTATAACTACCGTGGCGTGCGCGTGGAAGTGCTGAACGTGCTCGGCGCGGGCGATGCGTTTCTGTCCGGCTTCCTGAAAGGCTGGCTGCGCGGCGAGGATTACGAGGCGTGCTGCCGCTACGCGAATGGCTGCGGCGCCTTGGTCGTGTCGCGCCACGGCTGCGCGCCGGCCATGCCGTCGCCCGTCGAGCTTGACTATTTCCTGGCCAATGCGGCCAAGCTGACGCAGCCGGACCAGGATGCCACCCTGTCCCGCTTGCACCGCACGACAGTCGCGCGCCCGCAGTGGGACGAGTTGTGCGTGTTCGCGTTCGACCACCGCACGCAATTCTTTGAGCTGGCGCAGCAAACTGGCGCAGCCGAGTCGCGTATCTCGGCCTTGAAGCAATTGATGGTGCAAGCCGTGGCGCAGACGGAAACGGCCTTGCAGCTGGCCGGCAAGACGGGCGTGCTGATCGATGGCCGCTATGGCGTTGACGCGCTCAACGATGCGACGGGGCGGGGCTGGTGGATCGGCCGTCCCGTGGAATTGCCGGGTTCGAACCCGCTGCAATTCGACTGGGGCCGCTCCATCGGTTCGCATCTGCTCAGCTGGCCGAAGGAACACGTCATCAAATGCCTGGTGCAGCTGCACCCGGACGACGCCGTGGAAAACCGGCTGGAACAGGAAGCGCAAATCAAGGCCCTGTATGACGCGGCGCAAGTGAGCGGTCACGAACTGTTGCTCGAAGTCATACCATCGGAATCCCTGCTGCACAGTGACGATACCGTCTTGCGCGCCGTCAAGCGCCTGTACAACCTCGGTATCTATCCGGAATGGTGGAAGCTGGAAAGCATGTCGGCCAAGCAATGGCAAGCCATCGATGCCCTCGTGCACGAGCGCGATCCGTATTGCCGTGGTGTTGTCTTGCTGGGCTTGAATGCCCCGATCGAGAAACTGGCCGCCAGTTTTGAGCAGGCCAGTGCCAGCACGACGTGTCGCGGCTTCATGGTGGGCCGCACCATTTTCCAGGAACCGAGCCGCCGCTGGCTGGCCGGAGAACTCGACGATGCGGGCCTGATCGCCGCCGTACGCGCCAACTTCGAACAGCTCATCAGCTTGTGGCAACGCACGCGCAACCGTCTGGAGCGTGCGGCATGA
- a CDS encoding ATP-binding cassette domain-containing protein, whose translation MSEYILALENISKRFGSVIALQNVTLRLKPGEVHCLLGDNGAGKSTLIKTLAGVHRPTSGQYLVDGQPVSFNSPKEALDLGVATVYQDLALVPLLSVARNFFMGREPIKKMFGVLPVMDMEYAATTARDKLAEMGIMVRDPHQAVGTMSGGERQCLAIARAIHFGARVLILDEPTAALGVKQSFNVLKLIYKARERGLSVIFITHNVHHAYPVGDSFTLLNRGKSLGTYTKETVSKDEVLDMMAGGAEMQTLMAELDGVTI comes from the coding sequence ATGAGCGAATACATCCTTGCGCTGGAAAACATCAGCAAACGTTTCGGCTCCGTCATCGCCCTGCAAAACGTCACGCTGCGTTTGAAACCGGGCGAAGTGCATTGCCTGCTGGGCGACAATGGCGCCGGCAAGTCGACCCTGATCAAGACCCTGGCCGGCGTGCACCGTCCCACCAGCGGGCAATACCTGGTCGACGGCCAGCCCGTCAGCTTCAATTCGCCGAAGGAGGCGCTCGACCTGGGCGTGGCCACCGTCTACCAGGACTTGGCGCTGGTGCCCTTGCTGTCCGTGGCGCGCAATTTCTTCATGGGGCGCGAGCCGATCAAAAAGATGTTCGGCGTGCTGCCCGTGATGGATATGGAGTATGCGGCCACCACGGCGCGCGACAAGCTGGCCGAAATGGGCATCATGGTGCGCGACCCGCACCAGGCCGTGGGCACCATGTCGGGCGGCGAACGCCAATGCCTGGCCATTGCCCGTGCCATCCACTTCGGTGCGCGCGTGCTGATCCTCGACGAGCCGACGGCCGCGCTGGGCGTGAAACAGTCGTTCAATGTGCTGAAACTGATCTACAAGGCGCGCGAACGGGGCTTGTCCGTGATCTTTATTACCCATAATGTGCACCACGCCTACCCCGTGGGCGACTCGTTCACCCTCTTGAACCGGGGCAAGTCGCTGGGTACTTACACCAAGGAAACTGTTTCCAAGGATGAAGTACTCGACATGATGGCGGGCGGTGCGGAAATGCAAACGCTGATGGCTGAACTCGACGGTGTCACGATTTAA
- a CDS encoding ABC transporter permease, giving the protein MAASGTPPQKQGADERVGQVSWLKRLFSRPEFASISGAILVFAFFILTAGDSGMFNLDGVINWAQVAAYLGIIAIGACVLMIAGEFDLSIGSMIGFSGMMIAIPSVYFHWPVWAAILFAFAGSMALGWLNGYLVIKTRLPSFIVTLAFLFILRGLTLALSIMFANRTIVSGIGALAADDWLALTLFHGEVGTSLFAWMAKAGWITALDNGAPLVKGIPKVIVWWAGLALVSGFVLARTRIGNWIFAVGGDANAAKNVGVPVKTIKVSLFVFTAFCACLFATLQVFDVGSAAADRGMQKEFEAIIAAVIGGALLTGGYGSVVGACFGALIFGVVQIGITYTNINSDWFRVFLGVMLLIAVLFNNFVRARVTEAR; this is encoded by the coding sequence ATGGCCGCCTCGGGCACGCCGCCGCAAAAGCAGGGCGCGGATGAGCGCGTGGGGCAGGTCAGCTGGCTCAAGCGGCTGTTCAGCCGCCCGGAATTCGCCTCGATCTCGGGCGCCATCCTGGTGTTCGCCTTCTTCATCCTGACGGCCGGCGACTCCGGCATGTTCAACCTCGACGGCGTGATCAACTGGGCGCAAGTGGCCGCCTACCTGGGCATCATCGCCATCGGCGCCTGCGTCTTGATGATCGCCGGTGAATTCGACCTGTCGATCGGCTCCATGATCGGCTTTTCCGGCATGATGATCGCCATCCCTTCCGTGTATTTCCACTGGCCCGTGTGGGCCGCCATCCTGTTCGCCTTTGCCGGTTCGATGGCGCTGGGCTGGCTCAACGGCTACCTGGTCATCAAGACGCGCTTGCCGTCGTTCATCGTCACCCTGGCCTTCCTGTTCATCTTGCGCGGCCTGACCCTGGCCCTGTCCATCATGTTTGCCAACCGCACCATCGTCAGCGGCATCGGCGCGCTGGCCGCCGACGACTGGCTGGCCCTGACCCTGTTCCATGGCGAAGTGGGCACCTCGCTGTTCGCCTGGATGGCCAAGGCGGGCTGGATCACGGCGCTCGACAATGGCGCGCCGCTGGTCAAGGGCATCCCCAAGGTCATCGTCTGGTGGGCCGGCCTGGCGCTGGTGTCCGGCTTTGTCCTGGCCCGCACCCGTATCGGCAACTGGATCTTCGCCGTCGGCGGCGACGCCAACGCGGCCAAGAATGTGGGCGTGCCCGTGAAAACCATCAAGGTGTCGCTGTTCGTCTTCACGGCCTTCTGCGCCTGTTTGTTTGCTACGCTGCAAGTATTTGACGTGGGATCGGCCGCCGCCGACCGTGGCATGCAAAAGGAATTCGAAGCCATCATCGCGGCCGTCATCGGCGGCGCCTTGCTGACGGGTGGCTATGGTTCCGTCGTCGGCGCCTGCTTCGGCGCGCTGATCTTCGGCGTGGTGCAGATCGGCATCACCTACACCAATATCAATTCGGACTGGTTCCGCGTCTTCCTCGGCGTCATGCTGCTGATCGCGGTACTGTTCAACAACTTTGTCCGTGCACGTGTCACGGAAGCGAGATAA
- a CDS encoding sugar ABC transporter substrate-binding protein → MLGLGLGLGMGMHASHAAGEKFVLISHAPDSDSWWNTIKNSVKQAGEDFNVSVDYRNPPNGDLADMARLVEQSAARNYDGVIVSIADFSVLQKPLGLVAAKKIPFITINSGTLAQSEQLGAVMHVGQPEYEAGKGAGEKAKAAGIKSFVCVNHYATNPSSFERCRGFADAIGVDFKAATLDAGEDPTTIESKLSAFLRNNPKTQAVLALGPTSAHASLKALEKMGLKGKMWFATFDLSDEISKGIKDGSIQFAIDQQPYLQGYIPVAVLAIMKQDKTTDLAKVREKLINNAKFKARLAEYGLAPSYGPRHIGSGPGYVTKDNIGKVEKYAGQFR, encoded by the coding sequence ATGCTGGGCCTCGGCCTGGGACTGGGTATGGGCATGCACGCCAGCCACGCGGCGGGCGAGAAATTCGTGTTGATCAGCCATGCGCCCGATTCCGATTCCTGGTGGAATACGATCAAAAATTCCGTCAAGCAAGCAGGTGAAGACTTCAATGTCAGCGTCGACTACCGCAACCCGCCGAATGGCGACCTGGCCGACATGGCGCGCCTGGTCGAGCAATCGGCGGCCCGCAACTACGATGGCGTGATCGTCAGCATCGCCGATTTCAGCGTGCTGCAAAAACCGCTGGGCCTGGTGGCGGCGAAGAAAATCCCCTTTATTACGATCAACTCGGGCACCCTGGCGCAAAGCGAACAGCTGGGCGCCGTGATGCATGTGGGCCAGCCTGAATACGAGGCAGGCAAGGGCGCTGGCGAAAAAGCCAAGGCGGCCGGCATCAAGTCCTTCGTCTGCGTCAACCATTACGCGACGAATCCATCGTCGTTCGAGCGCTGCCGTGGTTTTGCCGATGCGATCGGCGTCGACTTCAAGGCCGCCACCCTGGATGCGGGCGAAGACCCGACCACCATCGAAAGCAAGCTGAGTGCCTTCCTGCGCAACAACCCGAAAACCCAGGCCGTGCTGGCGCTGGGCCCGACCTCAGCCCACGCTTCGCTGAAGGCGCTGGAAAAAATGGGCTTGAAGGGCAAGATGTGGTTCGCCACGTTCGACCTGTCCGATGAAATCTCGAAAGGCATCAAGGATGGCAGCATCCAGTTCGCCATCGACCAGCAACCCTACCTGCAAGGCTACATCCCCGTTGCCGTGCTGGCCATCATGAAGCAGGACAAGACCACGGACCTGGCCAAGGTACGCGAAAAGCTGATCAATAACGCCAAGTTCAAGGCGCGCCTGGCCGAGTATGGCCTGGCACCATCGTATGGCCCGCGCCATATCGGTTCCGGTCCTGGGTATGTCACCAAGGACAATATCGGCAAGGTGGAGAAATACGCCGGCCAGTTCCGTTAA
- a CDS encoding MurR/RpiR family transcriptional regulator produces MAATAPIEQLMQHIAAEYDNLSRQLKVIAQYIEKHRASLMLERISDIATACDVQPSAIVRFAQRFGYTGFSEMQDVFRQAYTDQAGATPDYQQRIRKLISTRDSALSAGDLTREFVGASRAGLDDLAAGLDDAQLEAAVNLLLKAENIYVIGVRRSFPIASYIAYALEHTDKRVHLISGLGGMHREQMRSVRERDVAIAISFSPYGKETQQCIKAAQDKGAKVLVITDSKLAPLARTADALLTVTEGSAFAFRSLTSTICLCQALFIALAYKLELDIEEIHTPGEHDD; encoded by the coding sequence ATGGCAGCCACCGCCCCCATCGAACAACTGATGCAACATATCGCCGCCGAGTACGACAATCTGTCGCGCCAGTTGAAAGTCATCGCCCAATACATCGAGAAGCACCGGGCCAGCCTGATGCTCGAACGCATCAGCGACATCGCCACCGCCTGCGACGTGCAGCCGTCGGCCATCGTGCGTTTCGCGCAGCGCTTCGGCTATACGGGCTTTTCCGAAATGCAAGATGTGTTCCGCCAGGCCTATACCGACCAGGCCGGCGCCACGCCCGATTACCAGCAGCGCATCCGCAAGCTCATTTCCACGCGCGACTCTGCCCTCAGCGCAGGTGACCTGACGCGCGAATTCGTCGGCGCCAGCCGTGCCGGCCTCGACGACCTGGCGGCTGGCCTCGACGACGCGCAGCTGGAAGCGGCCGTCAACCTGCTGTTAAAAGCAGAAAATATCTATGTGATCGGCGTGCGCCGCTCGTTTCCGATCGCCTCCTACATCGCCTACGCGCTGGAACACACGGACAAGCGCGTGCACCTGATTAGCGGACTGGGCGGCATGCACCGCGAACAGATGCGCAGCGTGCGCGAACGCGATGTGGCGATCGCCATCAGTTTCTCGCCTTACGGCAAGGAAACCCAGCAGTGCATCAAGGCGGCGCAAGACAAGGGCGCCAAGGTCCTGGTGATTACCGACAGCAAGCTGGCCCCGCTCGCGCGGACCGCCGACGCGCTGCTCACCGTCACCGAGGGCAGCGCCTTCGCCTTCCGCTCGCTGACCAGCACCATCTGCCTGTGCCAGGCGCTGTTCATCGCGCTGGCATATAAATTAGAGCTCGACATCGAAGAAATCCACACCCCAGGAGAACATGATGATTGA
- the iolG gene encoding inositol 2-dehydrogenase, whose translation MIEVALFGAGRIGKIHAANLAAQPGVQFKYVVDVNQEAAAALAGLHGGSSATVEAALADPAVKAVVIASSTDTHADLILRSAAAGKAIFCEKPVDLTLDRARACAAAVKEAKVMCMLGFQRRYDPTFHAVKTRIEAGEIGTPELLIVTSRDPGPPPVSYIKVSGGIFKDMLIHDFDIFRWILDDEAVSVHATGSCLVDPAIGAAGDLDTAVVTIRTAQGRLCQINASRRAAYGYDQRFEVLGSAGMLQAGNHKPTEVTAYGAVNVSVDKPEDFFLERYRVAYAQEMAHFFDALSHGTPLRTTVHDGLKALELAEAATLSWREQRVVTL comes from the coding sequence ATGATTGAAGTAGCGTTATTCGGCGCCGGACGCATCGGCAAAATCCACGCAGCCAACCTGGCTGCCCAACCCGGCGTGCAGTTCAAGTACGTGGTCGACGTCAACCAGGAAGCGGCCGCCGCCCTGGCCGGCTTGCATGGTGGCAGCAGTGCCACGGTGGAAGCGGCGCTGGCCGACCCGGCCGTCAAGGCCGTCGTCATCGCTTCCAGCACGGACACGCACGCGGACCTGATCCTGCGTTCGGCCGCCGCAGGCAAGGCCATCTTTTGCGAAAAACCCGTCGATTTGACGCTGGACCGGGCGCGCGCCTGCGCCGCCGCCGTCAAGGAAGCCAAGGTCATGTGCATGCTGGGCTTCCAGCGCCGCTACGATCCCACCTTCCATGCCGTCAAGACACGGATTGAGGCGGGCGAAATCGGCACGCCGGAGTTGCTCATTGTGACCAGCCGCGATCCGGGCCCGCCACCCGTGAGCTACATCAAGGTCTCGGGCGGCATCTTCAAGGATATGCTGATCCACGATTTCGACATCTTCCGCTGGATACTCGATGATGAAGCCGTCAGCGTGCACGCCACGGGCAGCTGTCTCGTCGATCCAGCCATCGGCGCGGCGGGCGACCTCGATACGGCCGTCGTCACCATCCGCACGGCGCAGGGACGTTTGTGCCAGATCAATGCCTCGCGCCGCGCCGCCTACGGCTACGACCAGCGCTTCGAAGTGCTGGGCAGCGCCGGCATGCTGCAGGCGGGCAACCACAAGCCGACGGAAGTGACGGCGTATGGTGCCGTCAACGTCAGCGTGGACAAGCCGGAAGATTTCTTCCTGGAACGTTATCGCGTGGCGTACGCGCAGGAAATGGCGCACTTTTTTGATGCCCTCAGCCACGGCACGCCGCTGCGCACCACCGTGCACGATGGCTTGAAGGCACTGGAACTGGCCGAAGCGGCCACGCTGTCCTGGCGCGAACAGCGCGTCGTGACCCTGTAA
- a CDS encoding Gfo/Idh/MocA family oxidoreductase, with the protein MSSQTLKIGIVGLGRLGQRHAINLAQRVPNAEVVAACSPVPAELDWAASTLGITTGYADYDALLAHPGLDAVFLVTPTSLHADQIIAALRAGKHVFCEKPLSLDLADCLKVEAEAARHPQLTIMIGFVRRFDASYHDAQQKIAQGVIGKPYLVRSQTCDQNDPSGAFMRFAPTSGGIFLDCSVHDIDLARWLLGNPVPRRVYASGTNAIHTGLQAFGDVDNGLATVEFADGSMASFMASRTMAHGHETLTEVFGTGGRLAVGSNPRLNRVEISDAHGVRNECTPDFYARFADAFLIEAQEFTDAALGRRTLSLTLHDATEATRIGLAMTQAMREARPVEF; encoded by the coding sequence ATGTCATCCCAAACATTAAAAATCGGCATCGTCGGCCTGGGCCGCCTGGGCCAGCGCCACGCCATCAACCTGGCGCAGCGCGTGCCGAATGCCGAAGTCGTGGCCGCCTGCAGCCCCGTGCCCGCTGAACTGGACTGGGCCGCCAGCACGCTCGGCATCACCACCGGCTATGCGGACTACGACGCCCTGCTGGCTCATCCGGGCCTGGACGCCGTGTTTCTCGTCACGCCCACCTCGCTGCATGCGGACCAGATCATCGCCGCCCTGCGCGCAGGCAAGCACGTGTTTTGCGAAAAGCCGCTGTCGCTGGACCTGGCCGATTGCCTGAAGGTGGAAGCGGAAGCGGCGCGCCACCCGCAGCTGACCATCATGATCGGCTTCGTGCGGCGTTTTGACGCCAGCTACCATGACGCGCAGCAAAAGATCGCCCAAGGTGTCATCGGCAAGCCCTACCTTGTCCGTTCGCAAACCTGCGACCAGAACGACCCCAGCGGCGCCTTCATGCGCTTCGCCCCCACCAGCGGCGGCATCTTCCTCGATTGCAGCGTGCACGATATCGACCTGGCGCGCTGGCTGCTGGGCAACCCCGTGCCCAGGCGCGTGTATGCGAGCGGCACCAATGCCATCCACACGGGCTTACAGGCGTTTGGCGACGTCGACAACGGCCTGGCAACGGTCGAGTTTGCCGATGGCAGCATGGCCAGCTTCATGGCCTCGCGCACCATGGCGCATGGCCATGAAACCCTGACGGAAGTGTTCGGCACGGGCGGCCGCCTGGCCGTGGGCAGCAATCCGCGCCTGAACCGCGTGGAAATCTCGGATGCGCATGGCGTGCGCAATGAATGCACGCCGGACTTCTATGCCCGCTTCGCCGACGCCTTTTTGATCGAGGCGCAGGAATTCACGGACGCGGCGCTGGGCCGGCGCACTCTGTCATTGACCTTGCACGACGCGACGGAAGCGACGCGCATCGGCCTGGCCATGACGCAAGCGATGCGCGAGGCGCGGCCCGTCGAGTTTTAA
- a CDS encoding DNA-binding protein: protein MKEELSKPPRDRSHDEAMAELYRDDPDLALELINHILIDGDHGELLAVLRQLTRAFGGVPAVAQAAKLNPTQLYRTLSPEGNPSLSTLTAILDAMGLRLAVEPKQPGRPFPAPAA, encoded by the coding sequence ATGAAAGAGGAACTAAGCAAACCACCGAGAGACCGCTCGCATGACGAGGCCATGGCTGAGCTGTACCGCGACGATCCCGATCTCGCCCTTGAATTGATCAACCATATCCTCATCGATGGCGATCACGGCGAACTGCTGGCCGTGCTGCGCCAGCTGACGCGCGCCTTTGGCGGCGTGCCCGCCGTGGCGCAGGCGGCCAAGCTCAATCCTACCCAGCTGTACCGTACCTTGTCGCCCGAGGGCAATCCTTCACTGAGCACCTTGACGGCCATCCTCGATGCCATGGGCTTGCGTCTGGCCGTGGAACCCAAACAGCCCGGACGTCCATTTCCTGCACCGGCTGCCTGA
- a CDS encoding type II toxin-antitoxin system RelE/ParE family toxin, translating to MFEIRHYLTSSGRDLYTEWLKRQRDNTARVAIARRVLRMIPGNFGDHKFCHDGVWELRIDVGAGYRIYYAIAGEQIILLLCGGDKRTQPKDIEYACACWHDWKERGHERGTKQTTERPLA from the coding sequence ATGTTTGAGATCCGGCACTACCTGACATCATCGGGCAGGGACTTGTATACGGAATGGTTGAAACGCCAGCGCGACAATACGGCCAGGGTGGCCATAGCCCGGCGCGTGTTGCGTATGATTCCCGGCAACTTTGGCGATCACAAGTTTTGCCATGATGGCGTGTGGGAATTGCGGATCGACGTGGGTGCAGGCTACCGTATTTACTACGCCATTGCCGGGGAACAGATCATTTTATTGCTGTGCGGAGGCGACAAGCGCACGCAGCCGAAAGATATCGAATACGCCTGTGCCTGCTGGCACGACTGGAAGGAGAGAGGACATGAAAGAGGAACTAAGCAAACCACCGAGAGACCGCTCGCATGA